In one window of Lewinella sp. 4G2 DNA:
- a CDS encoding S26 family signal peptidase: MTWLTLVLLFGYIALSAALYLLFPKAGRDAKLALIPGYNMWIVAEIVGRKGWHSLLLLIPYFNIFIFAGLMVDLARSFGRYSFGEHVLAVIASWGYFGWVAKQDGPTFVYNGPILEVERQYQAELKTATKTGEKREINKVHARYPQFEKPFYQDWAEAAVFAIFAAALIRLLLIESYIIPTPSMEGNLNVGDFLFVSKVHYGLRLPQTLLMIPLAHNRAPLVGGESYIDGADLPYRRLPKIESIDRYDPVVFNVPAGDSVYLIPGRAIYPHDIRHGGNPQLAQAVESGRLDLITRPVDKRDHYVKRCVGLPGETLEIRERDVFVNGTKIEDPENVQYSYLVDGVPSTLPEKWRDMKISPDDFQARGDGRAVMILSNEQKETLQSQNPGMTFEYTEVPGGVQYYPHDARYWGQQGRDNFGPVLIPERGMTTKLDEKTYALYWRCIRVYEDNPSFEKRGKKFYLDGQEITEYTFKMDYFWMMGDNRHNSEDSRVWGFVPEDHILGKPLFVWFSIKEGSLANGVNWNRIGRSASKIGGL; the protein is encoded by the coding sequence ATGACCTGGTTAACCCTCGTCTTACTCTTCGGATACATTGCCCTCAGCGCCGCATTGTACCTGCTATTTCCCAAGGCCGGCCGCGACGCCAAGCTGGCCCTGATCCCCGGCTACAATATGTGGATCGTGGCTGAAATCGTTGGCCGCAAGGGGTGGCACAGCTTGCTGTTGCTAATACCTTATTTTAATATCTTCATCTTCGCGGGGCTGATGGTAGATCTCGCTCGGTCGTTTGGCCGCTACTCCTTCGGGGAGCACGTGCTGGCGGTCATTGCCTCCTGGGGGTACTTCGGCTGGGTAGCCAAACAGGACGGCCCAACCTTCGTTTATAATGGCCCTATCCTGGAAGTGGAGCGCCAGTACCAGGCGGAACTAAAGACCGCCACCAAGACCGGGGAGAAGCGGGAGATCAACAAGGTCCACGCGCGTTACCCGCAGTTTGAAAAGCCATTCTATCAGGACTGGGCCGAGGCGGCGGTCTTCGCCATCTTCGCGGCCGCGCTGATCCGTCTGCTGCTGATTGAATCCTACATTATTCCTACGCCTTCGATGGAGGGTAACCTGAACGTGGGTGACTTTCTGTTTGTCTCTAAGGTCCACTACGGTTTGCGGTTGCCCCAAACCTTGTTGATGATCCCTCTGGCGCACAACCGCGCGCCACTGGTGGGTGGGGAGAGTTACATTGACGGAGCGGACTTGCCCTACCGTCGTTTGCCTAAGATTGAAAGCATTGACCGGTATGACCCGGTCGTGTTTAACGTACCCGCCGGTGATAGTGTGTACCTCATTCCCGGGCGCGCTATCTATCCCCACGACATTCGCCACGGTGGCAACCCCCAATTGGCGCAGGCCGTGGAGAGTGGCCGCCTGGACCTCATCACCCGCCCCGTCGACAAAAGAGACCATTACGTGAAGCGCTGCGTAGGTTTGCCGGGAGAAACGTTGGAAATCAGGGAACGGGACGTTTTTGTTAACGGTACTAAGATCGAGGACCCGGAGAACGTCCAGTATTCCTACTTGGTAGACGGCGTGCCGTCGACACTCCCGGAGAAGTGGCGGGATATGAAGATCAGCCCGGATGATTTCCAGGCTCGCGGTGACGGACGCGCGGTGATGATCCTATCCAACGAGCAGAAGGAGACCCTTCAGTCTCAGAACCCGGGCATGACCTTTGAGTACACCGAAGTACCTGGAGGCGTCCAGTACTACCCCCACGACGCCCGCTACTGGGGCCAGCAGGGGAGGGATAATTTCGGCCCGGTTCTGATCCCGGAACGGGGTATGACCACCAAGTTGGATGAGAAAACCTACGCACTCTACTGGAGGTGTATCCGCGTCTACGAGGACAACCCCAGCTTCGAAAAGCGGGGCAAGAAGTTTTACCTGGACGGCCAGGAGATTACCGAGTACACCTTCAAGATGGATTACTTCTGGATGATGGGAGATAATCGCCACAACTCCGAAGACAGTCGGGTGTGGGGATTCGTGCCGGAAGATCACATCCTCGGTAAACCGCTCTTCGTATGGTTCTCTATCAAAGAGGGTAGCCTGGCGAATGGCGTGAACTGGAACCGGATCGGACGCAGCGCTTCCAAAATTGGTGGCCTCTAG
- a CDS encoding DUF1573 domain-containing protein has protein sequence MKMLFALLLTVISWSQQADLPVQWVGNKDVVLGTIPRGEDHTITYQFRNLTDGPLLIENVRTSCGCTSSDWEERPVAPDSFGSINVTYDSTKRGYFRKNVKVFFVGHRGGHRLSLSGFVE, from the coding sequence ATGAAGATGCTCTTTGCTCTTTTATTAACGGTTATATCCTGGTCCCAGCAAGCTGACCTACCGGTGCAATGGGTGGGCAATAAGGACGTAGTGCTGGGAACCATTCCCAGAGGAGAGGACCATACCATTACCTACCAATTCCGCAACCTGACGGACGGGCCTTTGCTAATTGAAAACGTACGAACCTCCTGCGGATGCACTTCCTCAGATTGGGAGGAGCGGCCGGTAGCACCGGACAGCTTTGGATCGATCAACGTCACCTACGACTCGACGAAACGCGGGTATTTCCGGAAGAACGTCAAGGTTTTCTTCGTCGGCCACCGGGGAGGGCACCGCCTTTCACTCTCGGGGTTCGTCGAATAA